The genomic window TGCCGGTGATTATCACTGTGTATGCAGACAGAACTTTTACATTCATCATCAAAAGTCCTCCTGCTTCATACTTGATTAAGAAATACGCAAAAATCCAGAAAGGTTCCGCTACAGCAAGCAAGGCAACAGTTGGAAGTTTGACGGATAAAGATTTAGAAGAAATTGCGAAAGTGAAAATGGAAGATTTGAGCGCATACGATATCGAGGCAGCGAAGAAAATTATCGCCGGCAGCGCTCGTAGCATGGGCGTTAAAACTCCATTCTTCGGCTAAGCATTGGTAATACAGACAAGACACTACATAGATAAAATATTATGGCGGGATTAACTAAAAAAACTAAGGCAGTTCGTGAGAAAGTAAGCTCCACTAAGTTTTACGGGCTTGACGAAGCTGCTACTCTTTTATCTACGCTTCCCAAAGCAAAATTTGATGAAGCAGTTGATATCGCAGTCAAGCTTGGAGTTGATCCACGTAAAGCTGAAGAAAACGTGCGCGGCGTAGTTTCACTACCACATGGTAATGGCAAAACAGTGCGCGTGGTTGCCTTCTGTACAGGCGCGAAAGCTAAGGAAGCTGAAGAAGCTGGTGCAGACTTCGTTGGCACTGAAGAACTTGTTCAGAAAATCCAGGGCGGTTGGCTCGAATTTGATAAAGTAGTGGCCACGCCTGACATGATGGTCATGGTTAGTAAGGTTGGTAAGATTTTAGGACCACGAGGCTTGATGCCAAATCCGAAACTTGGATCTGTAACTCCAGAAGTTGGTAAGGCCATTAAGTCAATCAAGGCAGGTCAAGTTGAGTTCCGCGTTGAGAAGGCCGGCATCGTTCATGCCAGCATAGGCAAAGTCTCATTTGGAACACAAAAAATTAAAGAAAACGTTGAATCAATGATTGATGCAATCATTAAGATGAAACCCAAGACTTCTAAGGGTGTTTATTTAGAGACGATTTCAATTTCATCGACGATGGGCCCAGGAATAGCGATTGATCCAGTCCCATATAGAAAAGTTTAATCTGAGTTTTATAGAGATAGCAAAGTAGGCTTAAGGAAATCATGGCACTTGTAGAAAAAGAACAAATGGTTACAGAGTTGAATCAGAATTTCAGCTCAGCTGTAGCGTCGTTTGTTGTCGAGTACGCTGGTATTTCAACTTCTGAAGTCACCGCGGTGCGCAGGAAGTTAAATGCTAAAGGCGCTCGACTCAAAGTTATCAAAAACACACTCGCACGCCGTGCAGTGACTGATACAGATCTTGCTAAACTGGCAGAGCATTTTAGCGGTCCAACAGTAGTTGTCTTCGCTGACTCTGATCCAGTTGAGTCGGCAAAAATCTTACTTGATTTTGCCAAGAAGAATGAAACGGTAAAGCTCAAAGGCGGATATGTTGACGGCACGATCATTGAGGGGAAGGAAATTGAGGCGCTTGCGAAAATGCCAAGTAAGCTTGAGCTTCAGGCGAAGTTACTTGCATTAATTGCTGCTCCGGCAACTCAATTAGTGCGCTTACTTAACGCTCCAGGTACAAATTTTGTTCGCTTACTTGACCAGTACCGACAAAAGTTGGAGCAAAAAGGCCAGTCATAAATATTTTAGTAACAAATTGATTTTTATTTATTTTTAAGGGGGAAAGAACATGGACGTTAATATGGAACAAGTAAAGGACTTCATTAAAGGAATGTCCTTAATGGATGCTGCTAAGCTTGTAAAAGAGCTTGAAGAAGAGCTTGGCGTTAGTGCTGCTGCTCCAGTTGGCATGATGATGCCAGCGATGGGTGCTGCTGGCGGCGCTGCTGCAGCTGAAGAGAAGACTTCTTTCACAGTTGTGCTTGCAGACGTTGGCGCGGAAAAGATCAAAGTCATTAAAGAAGTTCGCGAAGTGACTGGTCTTGGACTTAAGGAAGCTAAGGACCTCGTTGAGGGTGCTCCAAAGCCACTTAAAGAAGGCGTGTCAAAAGACGAAGCGCAGAAAATCAAAGAAAAAATTGAATCTTCAGGCGCTAAAGTCGAAATTAAGTAAGCTTAGTTCAAACGAACTAAGCAAAAATACTCAAGTTGGCGTGTGATTTTTGCAATGCAACTGACACAGCAAACTTGAGTATTGATACTAATTGTGAAGTAAGCGTTAAGTAAGCAGCCAGCTCAACAAGCTAACCCTTGTTGTCGGGCCAGAAAGCATCGGCATTTTGATTAAAAACATTTTTTGCAGCGGATTCTAAAAGATATTCAATAGGTCGAGGACAAATCGTCTGAGTTGGCGATTTTTCCAGTCGGCCTTTTGTCATTTCCGGTTTTAAGAACGCAACTTGAATTCTTAAACTGGTCAGCCTTAAGACGAATCTTTAGCTGCTAAATTGAGCAAGAAGTATGGCAACAAAAGTAACCACGCGTCACCGTCTCCGCAGAGATTATTCCAGACTTGAACATGTTTTAGATACACCAAATCTAATTCGTATACAAAAGGATTCTTACGATCGATTCCTCCAAGCTGAAATTTCGGCAGACGCGAGAGAGAATTTCGGACTACAAACTGTATTTAAGTCCGTATTCCCAATTCGCGACTATAATGACACAGCTTCGCTAGAGTTTGTCTCCTATGCCTTAGGCGTTCCCAAATACGATATGTATGAATGCCACGAGCGTGGGATGACCTGGGCTGCGCCATTAAAAGTTACGGTGCAATTGGTACTCTGGGAAACAAATACTGACGGGTCTAAGCAGATCCGTGACATTAAAGAGCAAGAAGTTTACTTTGGCGAAATTCCGCTGATGACCGAAAATGGAACTTTCATGGTCAATGGTACAGAGCGCGTGATCGTTAGTCAGCTCCACCGTTCCCCAGGTGTGTTCTTTGATCATGACAAAGGTAAAACTCATTCATCCGGTAAGTTGCTTTATAATGCACGTATTATTCCTTATCGCGGCTCTTGGTTAGATTTTGATTTTGACGTGAAAGATGTATTGCACGTCAGAATCGACCGTCGCCGTAAGCAAAATGCAACGGTTTTGTTACGTGCCTTGG from bacterium includes these protein-coding regions:
- the rplL gene encoding 50S ribosomal protein L7/L12; this encodes MDVNMEQVKDFIKGMSLMDAAKLVKELEEELGVSAAAPVGMMMPAMGAAGGAAAAEEKTSFTVVLADVGAEKIKVIKEVREVTGLGLKEAKDLVEGAPKPLKEGVSKDEAQKIKEKIESSGAKVEIK
- a CDS encoding 50S ribosomal protein L1, whose protein sequence is MAGLTKKTKAVREKVSSTKFYGLDEAATLLSTLPKAKFDEAVDIAVKLGVDPRKAEENVRGVVSLPHGNGKTVRVVAFCTGAKAKEAEEAGADFVGTEELVQKIQGGWLEFDKVVATPDMMVMVSKVGKILGPRGLMPNPKLGSVTPEVGKAIKSIKAGQVEFRVEKAGIVHASIGKVSFGTQKIKENVESMIDAIIKMKPKTSKGVYLETISISSTMGPGIAIDPVPYRKV
- the rplJ gene encoding 50S ribosomal protein L10, which gives rise to MALVEKEQMVTELNQNFSSAVASFVVEYAGISTSEVTAVRRKLNAKGARLKVIKNTLARRAVTDTDLAKLAEHFSGPTVVVFADSDPVESAKILLDFAKKNETVKLKGGYVDGTIIEGKEIEALAKMPSKLELQAKLLALIAAPATQLVRLLNAPGTNFVRLLDQYRQKLEQKGQS
- a CDS encoding 50S ribosomal protein L11, with protein sequence PVIITVYADRTFTFIIKSPPASYLIKKYAKIQKGSATASKATVGSLTDKDLEEIAKVKMEDLSAYDIEAAKKIIAGSARSMGVKTPFFG